The Candidatus Abyssobacteria bacterium SURF_5 DNA segment TGGTTCCATTTACGGAATGCGATGGGGACTGTCCCAAGAATTACGGGCCGCGTCTTTTAGGCTGTAGATTCGGGGCTGTCCCCATCGCAAACAACCAGCAATCATCCGACACATTCACTGTACCAGCTTTCTGTCATTCCCGCGAAGCGGGAATCCATCTTCCTCCTGTTGAAAGCGACGCCCCGCTCAACGGAGGAGACTCGTGAAAGTCCACAAGCAAATGCAAAAAGCCTGAGAAGCGATAAGGAGATAAACCTCTCATGGAATTTCAGCACATCAAATATCACAAAAGCGCCTCTGTCGCCACCATCATCTTGAATCGCCCCAAACGGCTGAACGCGCTCATCCACGCCATGATTCGCGAAATGCATGAGGCTCTCCGGGATGCAAGCGAAGACGACGGCGTTCGTGCCGTTGTTCTGAAAGGAGAAGGCCGCGCTTTCTGCTCGGGCGATGACATGACCGAGATGGTCGATCATTTACGCCCGCTCCCGATGCAGGGAAGGGAAGACTTTCGCCCCGAGGGTTATCACAGCCTGGTCATTGCCCTGCGCGAGCTAAGAAAACCGGTCATCGCGGCGGTGCAGGGATACGCTCTTGGAGCCGGCTTCGAGCTGGCGCTTGCATCTGATTTCATCATTGCCGAAGAAAACGCAAAATTCGGCATGGTCCTCATGACCCGCGGAATGGTCGGCGGAACCTACCTGCTTCCGCGGCTCGTGGGTCTGCACCGGGCAACGGAATTGATACTGCTGGGGGAAATGTTCGATGCCCGGCGCGCTGAAGCCCTCGGCTTCATCCATAAAATCGTGTCTGCCGACAAGCTTGAAGAAGAAACCGGTCACCTGGCCGCCCGCCTCGCCGAAGGACCCACGGCCGCCATCGGGATCGCAAAAACGGCGATCCACAGGGGCTTGAGCATGAGTTTACGCGAGGGAATGGAATACCAGGGACTCGCGCTCTCGCTCTCGATCATGACCGACGACTTTCGCGAAGGCGTCCTCGCCTTCGTCGAGAAGCGCAAGCCGAATTACTCTGGAAACTGATAGCCGCATCGAACTATTTTTCTAAAGCCAACAAGAGGAATAACGTGGACGCGGCCACTCATCTCATTTTGCCGTTACGGCGGCAAACGTGCTTTTGGCCGTCCCCGGATTCTCGGTTAGGGGAGGCCAGTCAGGCGCGTTGATCGTTCCACAGTACGCCCACCAGTCGAATATATCCGCCGGAAGATAATGCTTGGGGAATGAGATCGACGCTTGCGCCCCTCGCACTTCCATCTGAAAATCTTTTGGCGATATTTCTATTCCATCTTTGCGCGATCTATCCGACGTCTTGTTCCAACCGACGTTCCAACCGTTGCTGTCAAGGTTGAGAGAGATGAGATATTCGTAGCCGAGGCTCGATTGGCCGGTTCTTATGTCGCGGTCAATATCGGCGAAGAAGACGATGTCAATCCGTCTGTTAGCCATTTCGCCGGGTTCCGGAAAAGCCTCTGCCGTATGAATCGATAAGGTGTAACGTTCCTCACGTAATGCCGCCTCGGCCTGGAGGATGTCCAAATATCGCCGGGAAGCGTCGCCGTGCAGGTTTCCTGCGGGATCGGACACGCCGACACGCTGGGAAGCGTTTTCATCAGGGCTCGCCGGTCGTTCCACGAAGGAGTACTTTTTTCCGTCGACCACGGCGCTCTCCAGGTTGAGAACCTGCCCCGAGTTGTCGATCCTGCGCACCGGACCGATTCCTTTCGCCATCCAGACTTCAAAGGTATATATGTCTGACATCCCGCCGCCGACACTGACAAACTGAGTGAGCGAAACCAGCAAATGCATGCATTCAAGCGGGACGCCGTTCGCCATGGTAATCGTTTCAACTTTATCGAAAACCGTGCTGCAAGCTCCCGACATCGTCGCGATCTGTACGCCTTTCAGGTCGTAAACGGGCGCATTCTGGAGCCTGGTGCTCTTGTGATAGCCCGGAGCGATTTTTCTGTCCATGACGGCTTCCTCCGTGCAGAAAACAGTGGCGACACCATCGGGATTCTGATGCTTCAGCTGCCACCAGCCCGCCACATCGGAAGCCGCCCAAACGACAAGTCCGTCGGAATGTTCCATTCTTGCCGCCATCTTCCCGCATATCTGGTCGAATCCTGCAACACTTTGGGTGAGGATACCGCCATCGGAAGTCCTGAACACCCACTGGTCACCCACGCTCAGCGGGTGGTAATCCTGGATGTCGTAGTGATAAGCTTGAGTTTCGTTTGTCGGGGGATTAGCACTGTCGCGTTTCAACGTGACAAACCCGATGAAAAACAAGAATGTTGTCAGGCAGAGCAGACCGGCCGCATAAAAAAATGTTTTCCGGTTTGCCTGCTTTCGCTCTCTTTGCAGGAGTCTCTCCGTGTCTTCTTTGTACTTGGATTGAAAATCACGAATGGCCTTCAAGAACGCTCGGGCGGAATCGTATCGCTTTTCCTTTTTCTTGTTCATCGACCGCGCGATAATATCGCACAACTGGCGCGGAATCTCAGGATTGAGAGCCTTGATATCGGGAGGGTCTTCATAGATGATCTTGTGCATGAGCGCCATATTGTCCGGAGCCGAAAAGGGCATTCTGCCTGTCAGCATCTCGTAGAAAACGACTCCGAGCGAATAGATATCGGTGCGCGCATCGAGCTCCTCGCCCCGGCATTGCTCCGGCGACATGTACTTGGGAGTGCCAAGAAGCGCTCCCGTCTGCGTGATCTCGGACATATCCGAAACAAGTTTTGCGAGCCCAAAATCCATCACCTTGACTCTGCCCACCTGGTCGATCATGATGTTGGAAGGCTTGATGTCGCGGTGAATGATGTTGCACTTGTGAGCATGCGCCAGCGCCGACGCGGCCTGCACCATTATCTTTAACGCCGCCGGCGGGCTCAAAAAACCTTTCCCATCCAGTATCTCCTTGAGCGACTGTCCCTTGACATATTCCATGCTGAAGAAGTGGATGCCGTCTTCCTCGCCGATGTCGTATATCTGCACGATGTTTTTGTGATCAAGCTGTGCCACGGCCAGAGCTTCCCGGCGAAATCGCTTGACGAAAGAGGCGTCGCGGCTGAGTTCGGGATACAGCGCCTTCAGGGCGACTATGCGGTTGAGCGAGACCTGCCTGGCCTTGTAGACCATTCCCATCCCGCCCCTTCCGAGAATCTTCTCGATCTCGTAGTTGCCGAGGGTTGCCCCGGCGAGTTGACCGATATCCAATAGAGCCAAACTCACATCCTCCAAGCGCCAGACGGTGTCTCATGTCCCGCCGCCCAAGATGATATCATATTGTTAATGTTGACTCAATTGTTTGTTGATTCAACTCCTCTTCGTTGGAATGGAAATTGACAACTTGCTTTGGTATAATGTCTTTCGGTTTACCTTAGAGTTATTGGCGGCGGGACTGATAATGGCGCGGTTGACCGCAATACGAGGCCCTCACAAGGGCGCGTTCTATGACTTGGAACACCCCGAAACGGTAATCGGCCGTTTGCGCACCTGCAGCATCTGTCTGCACGACGCCGCAGTTGGAAGACAGCACGCCAAAATCATCCTGCGCGGCGAAAACGCCTCCGTTGTCGACCTGAAAAGCAAGGCGGGAATATACGTTAACGGGAGAAAAGTTGTCTCCGCCAAGCTTGCCGACGGCGACGTGATCCGCATAGGGAATTCAACATTCTCCTTCTCCACCGACCGAAGCGGGCCGCGAACCACAGAAGAGATGGTGGTGCTTGCGAGCCTCAAAGCCGAGGAGACTGATAGGGCCCGGCTGGCGCTCTCCCGGCAAGCGGCCTCGGAAAAAGGTGAACTGGCTTTCTTGTATGAGGTCGCCGACTCTCTCCTGCCCGAGACGCAGAGCGAGCGTCTGTTGCAAACGATACTCGATCTGCTGTCACGCCGATTTCAACCGGCGGGCGCTCATATCTTCCTTGTGAATTCGAACACCAAAGAACTGGAACTGCATGCTTCCCGGTCCGACTCCGAAGTGCCGCCGATCAGCAGGACAATGGTCGGACAATCGTACGATAATCGGGAAAGCCTGCTGGTTCAGAACGCCCACGCAGACCCGCGTTTTTCCGACGCGCAAAGTGTCCGCCTGTATCAGATTCGTTCAGCAGTCTGTGTGCCGCTGGGCCGGCTCGGCGTCATCAACCTCTGCCACACTTCCACGCGCCGCTCATTCACTCATACCGACTTGACATCGCTGTCCATCATTGCGGCTCTCGCCTCGCCTGCTCTCGAAAAAGCCCTGCATCTCGAGACGGTCGAACAGAAAGTGCAGGAACTAACAAGCATCGTGAAAGGCCAGTACAATATCGTCGGGAAAAGCGCCGCCATCAGAAACGTCTTTGAGCTTATCGGGCGCGCCGCGAAAACCAACTCGACCGTCCTGATCCTGGGCGAGAGCGGAACCGGGAAGGAATTGGTTGCGCGCGCCTTGCACTTCAACAGCGAGCGAAGCGGGAGACCGTTTGTGGCGGTCAATTGCGCCTCGCTGGCGGAAAGCCTGGTCGAAAGCGAATTGTTCGGCCATGAAAAAGGCGCTTTTACCGGGGCGGTCGAAGCCCGGCCGGGGAAATTCGAGCAGGCCGACGGCGGCACCCTGTTCCTTGACGAAATCGGCGAGTTGAGGCCGGCGGTGCAGGCGAAACTCCTGCGGGTGCTCGAGGACGGCGTCGTGCAGCGGATCGGCAGCGTGAAAGACCGCAAGGTTAATGTGCGTCTGCTCGCTGCCAGCAACCGCGACTTGCGGGCGGACGCCGCCAGGGGTATCTTCCGGCAGGACCTGCTCTACAGGCTCGAAGTCATCCAGATACCGATTCCGCCTCTCCGGCGCCGCGTTGAAGACATACCGATGCTCATCGAACATTTCATCGAAATGTTTCGCAACAAATCGAACCGCTGGGTACGGGGCGTCTCTGATGAGGCGCTGCATTCGATGAAGTCGTATTCGTGGCCGGGCAACGTGCGCGAATTGAAGAACGTTATTGAAAGGTGCATGGTCCTCGGAAGGCACGACCGAATCGAAAAGGAGGACGTGCTCCAATTCGGACTAAGCGAATTTGTCGCCCCTCACGCTCAACCAACCAGAACACTCAGTGAAATCGAGAGGGAGCACATCATGAACGTGCTCCGACAGTGCGGCGGCCGTAAAGGAGAGGCTGCGAAACTCCTGGGCATCGACCGCAAGACGCTCTTCCGCAAACTCGAATCATTCGGGTCGGAGCAGAATATCTGACCAGCCGCTCCCGGATATCATTAGTCCTGATACATCCTCTATTCTCCACCTGATCCAGATTCCTAATCCAAAATCTCATGAGGCATCACGCCCCATTTCGCATCGGGCATTCTGCCCCAAAAACCGGAAATCTTGTCTCCTGATTTGCATCAGAAGACTTATAAGTTGCAGCTTCTCCAGTAGTTACATCAGTCGCAGGACTATGGCAAACTGTTTGCTCTTTCCGTCAATTGCTATTGCCCGCCAGGTGTACGCATGAAATGAAGCATCCGGTTCAAATGTCGCGGAAATGTACGAGGAGCCCAGCTGGCTCGCAACAAGGATTGTTCTAAAGAGGGAGGCTATTATGAGAAGGCTGCTGGTTTCAACGGTTTTTGCGTTGGCTGTCCTGTTGTATCAGACATTCGCTCATGGCGACCCTGTCCTCAAGGCCGGCTGGCCGGTGAAGGCAAATGTTCACATTTTCGGCTCGTGTGTCACCGGTGACATAGTCGGTGACGCCAACAAAGAAGTTATTTGCCTGTCGGCTAACCCGGGCTGGTACGACTGGTCCGCCTCCGTTTATGCATGGGATAGATATGGTTCTCCCTTGCCGGGTTTTCCCAAGTATCTCGGGGCAACAGGATGGACTAACTTCGGTCAGGGTTCTCCCGCACTGGCTGATATCGACGGTGACGGATCACTTGAGATAATCGGTTCGGGCGGCGGAAAAATCTACATTCTGAACGGTGATGGAACCTATCAATCAGGATGGCCAATCAACTTAAATACAAATTCCTCGCCTGCAATCAGCGACCTCGATGGAAATGGGAACCTGGACCTCGTCGTCGGCGGGCATGACGGCAAAGTATATGCGTGGAACAGCTCCGGTACAAGCCTTGCCGGTTGGCCGGTCACAACCGCAGGCGAGGTAATATTTGCAACGCCCGCGATCGCCGATATTGATGAAGACGGCAAGCCGGAGGTTGTCATCGGTTCAGCCGACGACTTTGTCTACGTTAGAAACGGCGACGGAACACCGGTGACCGGTTGGCCGAAATCTGCCGGCGCGGATATCAGATCCTCCGCCGCGGTCGGCGATATCGACGATGACGGCGAACTGGAGATCGTGGTCGGTACGAACGGCAATCGGGTCTATGCCTGGGACGCGGACGGGACTCTCGTCAGCGGCTGGCCCGTATCCACAGGAGGCGCGGTGGAATCGTCACCCGCGCTTGGCGATATCGACGGCGACGCCTCGCTCGAGGTCGTTGTCGGATGTTTGGATGACAAAGTCTACGCGTGGAACGGCGATGGTACTGCGGTAATCGGCTGGCCCGTGGCGGCCGGCGGCGACGTCTATTCGTCTCCCGGCCTCGTGGACCTCGACGGCGACAACGCCCTCGAAGTCGCTGTCGGCGTTTACACCGGGACGGTTCGCATTTGGAACGGTGACGGCGGGCTGTTATATGACCTTTCCGAGCCGGGTGCTATTCTCTATAGCTCTCCCGCATTTAATGATATCGACAATGACGGCAGCCTCGAAATGGCTATCGGCGACGAAAGCGGCTGGGTCTACTGCTGGGACTTTGGGGCGGGCACATATGATCCCGCTTTGCTCGCTTGGCCGATGTTCCATCACGATTCATGGCATACCGGCCTGTACGAGGGCGGCTCTCTCTGGTTCATCATCTATCCGGAAAAGCCGTCATATCGTGCGGGAGAAACGCTTAAGGTTTACGTACAGGTCATGAACCCCGGCGCCGGTATTCCCGTCGAAGTCAAAACCTGGATGAAGGACCCGGACGGCTACTTGCAGTCGTTGAAGAAACTGCCCGAAATCGACTTGCCCGCCGTTTTCACGAGTACCTTTCTCATCTATAAACACACGTTCGTAGCCGGCGACCCTGACGGAATATACACGCTGGGCGCGGCTCTGGAGGACCCGATCACGGTGGAGGTCTTCACGCGGGACACCGCCGACTTCACCTTTACGCCATAAAGCCTGCCTGGGCGAAAGAAACTGTGTCCGATAGAAGGCTCCTTTCACTGTCGGAAGCGCGCGGATGCGGAGAGGACGCATCAACAAGGAATGCTCCTCTCCGTAATCCCCGGCGGCTATTCGATTTCATCTGAAGCCGGTTTGAAACCCTCGGCTCACTCGAGGGCACAACAAAAGGAGGAGAAATCATGAAAAGACTGATAACCGTCGTTGCGACAATTGCGTTTCTCGCGCTTACCGCCTCGCCCGGACTCTCCGTTCCGCTCGACATCACGAGCGCCGGCATGGAGGTAACCGGCCCCACCACATTCACCATGCACAACGGACTCGTTGGGCCACATCTGTATTGGGCGGCCTTCCAGTGGAACCCATTGAAGCTGGCTTTCCAGATGACGGGGAGTTACGGCGTCGAAGACCCGACGTTCAAGGCCATGGAATATTATCCGCTCGAAGTCGGCAACACGTGGACATACGCGCGTTCCGGCGGGGGCACATTGACGATAACCGTGACGGGAACCGACGAAATCTGCGGCGTGACCTGTATGCGGATGGAAAATTCGGACGGAAAGATCGATTGGTACGTGAGCGACGATACCGGCGTGTGGTTGGTCCAGACTCAGAATCCGGACTACTCGTACGTCGTTTTTTGCCCGGTTCAGATATGCAACCCATACGGATATATCGGATTCTCGAAGCTCACTCCGTATGAGGACGCGCCGATCTATATGTCGGGCGGCATCCCGATTGGAAGCATGACCGGCTACATGAGCTACACCGGAAACGGCCTCGAAACAGTTGCCACCCCGGCCGGCACGTTCCCTGATTGTGTCCGCGCTAACCTGGCTCATTCCTATACGACAACCTGGCACACGGCCGTCATGAACGACGAACTGTGGTTCGCCAAGGGGATCGGCCTGGTAAAAAATATAACCATGACGGCGACGGCGCTCGACGGCTCACTCGTCGAGAGCTTCACCGAAGTGCTCATCCTCGAGAGCGCGACGGTCGGAGGCGTCTCCTATCCGTAGAGAGACTCAAAGAAACATGGGGAAACCGTGATTCGAAAGGAAGGGAACAAAATGAAACCTCGAAACCTGTTTCTTGCGTTTGTGCCAGCGGCGATGGTTTTGCTGGCCTCAAGCGTTTCGGCCGCAGATTGGTCCTGTCCGACGGATTCCGTGAAGGCGTGGGCAATGTGCGTCATGGAGAGACTGGACGCGTTGGAGACCGAAAACGCCGCCCTGCAGGCCAGAGTGGACGAATTAGAAGGCAAGCTCGCCTGTGTGAGTATGGAAGCCGGAGAAATTGACGGTCTCGCCGGTCCGCACCTCATCTTTACAGGTGTCAATATCCATATCAGGAGCGGTAGCGGCTCGACGATCAATATGCCATGGCCCGATCCTCCGTCAGGTCTTGGAAACCTGATCATAGGATATAACGAAGAGCCAGATGGTCTTTTGGCGGGTGAAAGGGGCGGCTCCCATAACCTGGTTGTAGGACCCGAACACCGCTACTCGAGCTATGGAGGCCTGATTGCCGGGTTCCATAATACTTCTTCCTGGTTGTACACGTCGGTAACAGGCGGAGAAAACAACAGGGCGGGCGGCTATGCGGCCAGCGTGAGTGGCGGGTTCAATAACGATTCCGCCGGCTGGGCTACCAGCGTAAGCGGCGGGTCGTACAACAAGGCCGCCGGCTCCGGAGCCGGATTCGCGGCGTCAGTCAGCGGCGGCAGCTACAATCGGGCTGCAGGCGACAATTCGAGCGTCAGCGGTGGATGGGACAACACGGCCGGCGCAGTCCATTCCACCGTCAGTGGCGGCAATTCCAACACGGCAAGCGGCCTCTCAGCAAGCGTCAGCGGGGGCGGGTCGAATGTCGCGGCGCATGATGTCTCCACCGTGAGCGGAGGATGGGGCACCACGACTTCCTCGGATTTCGATCACGTGCCCTGATCCTGGGAACAGCGACAGAGAAGGAGATCGCGGCTCGCGAGCATCTTTCGGCGATCAGGCTCATCGCTCATAAGGGAAAATCAACGCCGGCGCATCAGGTTCGCCGGACGAGGAGAAGAAGGGAGGCGAAAATGAGCGATCAGGATGTGGTGGAGTTTCGACTGAGGCAAGCAGATGCCGCGGCCGATCAGCGAATAAAAACGCTCGATGAAATCGAGAAGGAACATATCATGAGCGTGCTCGAAAAATGCGGTGGCCGAAAAGGAGAGGCCGCAAAACTCCTTGGCATCGACCGCAAAACCCTCTTTCGAAAAGTGAAGGCGCTGAAACCGGAGCAGAATATTTGATCCGCCATTCTATCTCTGCACCATGAATCGGAATTGCCTTTCCTTTAAATCTGCCTTCGGCCAAATGCGTCGAAGAGAACATCGAGTGGGAAGTGCGGATGCGCCTCCCAGAATTTCAATCGAAAATCGAGAATTTAGAGTTGTGAGGCATCCTGCCCCATCTCGCTTTGGGCATTCCGCCCCATTCGCCAGAAATCCCGGCCGCGCTATCCGGCCGACCGTCTGCCAAATCTTTATGTATCAACTGCTTATGTCTGATAGCCATTAGTGGCAATTCAATTGCTCTGTCTGTCGACTGGACCCTCGACGGGAAAAGAGGAATGAGGACGATGGCGCGCGGCCTTTTCAAAACCGGAAATAAGAAGATTCTCCTGTGGAAGAAGACCGTTGGCCTCTCGTGGGCGGAAATCTGGCTCTTGGTCCTCGTTATCATCATGGCGGGCGCCATCGTGGCCTTTTTGGCGGTGGCACGGTAAGAGGTTGTTCGGCAGGTGTATTTGTGAAACTGTCTGCATTAAAGGCGACGCCCTCATCAGTTCGGCGGCCGAGTCCAACATGGGCAAGTAATGGCGCGGGACTCAACACCACGTGGAAAGGGGCGGGTATGCGCCTCGCGCATCCCCGCTCCGCCGCTGATTCGCCTTTTTGCGCTTCATTTTATATAATGACGGAAAAGCGCGAACCGATCAAAAATTTCACACCCGAAACGATTCGAGAGCACGCGGGACTCATGAGACTCTATGCCCTGATCGCAGCGTCATTCCTCTGCCTCATTTCCGTCGCCGCTGCGGATGAAAACTTCACGCAAGACATCTATGTGCCCGCCACATCCGAAGGCGTAGAATTCATTGCCCCTGCAGATGGCTCCTATCGCTTCACGATAACCGGCGGCGCCGCTCAGGCGTGCCCGCCGAGTGCGGCGCCCGGACATCCGGACTGGCACGGCTGGAATACCATGGTGCTTATTTACAAGAACCGTCATGCTGAATGGGGCGGAGGCCCTTTTGCGCCCGACAACCCTCATCCTGCCAATTGGGATGCCGCTGTCGGAAACATCGGCATGCAACCCACCCGTGAGGCTGCGGAAAGTGCGGGGAAAGGCCTTTCCTGCCAAATGTTCCTGGGAAAGAACGAGTATGCAAGACTGCTTGTCCATGATTCCCGGGGATTCTTTCATGATAATTCCGGAGGAGTCCATCTCTTGATCTCGCTCGTCGGTGATGCAACGCAGGCCGGCGCCGGCTCGGCGCAAGCGAATGACTGCGACAGCTTCGATCTTCTGGGCGAAGGCAAGGAAATTCTTGAAACGGCTTCAGGGACAGAGGTTTTTAGATACGGGTGGCAGAACAACGAATACA contains these protein-coding regions:
- a CDS encoding FHA domain-containing protein translates to MLIQLLFVGMEIDNLLWYNVFRFTLELLAAGLIMARLTAIRGPHKGAFYDLEHPETVIGRLRTCSICLHDAAVGRQHAKIILRGENASVVDLKSKAGIYVNGRKVVSAKLADGDVIRIGNSTFSFSTDRSGPRTTEEMVVLASLKAEETDRARLALSRQAASEKGELAFLYEVADSLLPETQSERLLQTILDLLSRRFQPAGAHIFLVNSNTKELELHASRSDSEVPPISRTMVGQSYDNRESLLVQNAHADPRFSDAQSVRLYQIRSAVCVPLGRLGVINLCHTSTRRSFTHTDLTSLSIIAALASPALEKALHLETVEQKVQELTSIVKGQYNIVGKSAAIRNVFELIGRAAKTNSTVLILGESGTGKELVARALHFNSERSGRPFVAVNCASLAESLVESELFGHEKGAFTGAVEARPGKFEQADGGTLFLDEIGELRPAVQAKLLRVLEDGVVQRIGSVKDRKVNVRLLAASNRDLRADAARGIFRQDLLYRLEVIQIPIPPLRRRVEDIPMLIEHFIEMFRNKSNRWVRGVSDEALHSMKSYSWPGNVRELKNVIERCMVLGRHDRIEKEDVLQFGLSEFVAPHAQPTRTLSEIEREHIMNVLRQCGGRKGEAAKLLGIDRKTLFRKLESFGSEQNI
- a CDS encoding serine/threonine protein kinase, encoding MDIGQLAGATLGNYEIEKILGRGGMGMVYKARQVSLNRIVALKALYPELSRDASFVKRFRREALAVAQLDHKNIVQIYDIGEEDGIHFFSMEYVKGQSLKEILDGKGFLSPPAALKIMVQAASALAHAHKCNIIHRDIKPSNIMIDQVGRVKVMDFGLAKLVSDMSEITQTGALLGTPKYMSPEQCRGEELDARTDIYSLGVVFYEMLTGRMPFSAPDNMALMHKIIYEDPPDIKALNPEIPRQLCDIIARSMNKKKEKRYDSARAFLKAIRDFQSKYKEDTERLLQRERKQANRKTFFYAAGLLCLTTFLFFIGFVTLKRDSANPPTNETQAYHYDIQDYHPLSVGDQWVFRTSDGGILTQSVAGFDQICGKMAARMEHSDGLVVWAASDVAGWWQLKHQNPDGVATVFCTEEAVMDRKIAPGYHKSTRLQNAPVYDLKGVQIATMSGACSTVFDKVETITMANGVPLECMHLLVSLTQFVSVGGGMSDIYTFEVWMAKGIGPVRRIDNSGQVLNLESAVVDGKKYSFVERPASPDENASQRVGVSDPAGNLHGDASRRYLDILQAEAALREERYTLSIHTAEAFPEPGEMANRRIDIVFFADIDRDIRTGQSSLGYEYLISLNLDSNGWNVGWNKTSDRSRKDGIEISPKDFQMEVRGAQASISFPKHYLPADIFDWWAYCGTINAPDWPPLTENPGTAKSTFAAVTAK